In Chryseobacterium gleum, a single genomic region encodes these proteins:
- a CDS encoding DUF6122 family protein, whose protein sequence is MAPSEIALLKTCIHYFLHFVFPVFIALIFYPKHWKKVYLILLATMLVDLDHLFANPVFDPSRESIGFHFLHSYYAIAVYFLMLFFRGNIRIIGIGLLFHMLTDYQDFNFWPH, encoded by the coding sequence ATGGCTCCATCCGAAATTGCTCTGCTTAAAACGTGTATACATTATTTTTTACATTTTGTATTTCCGGTATTTATAGCATTGATTTTTTATCCTAAACACTGGAAAAAAGTGTATCTCATTTTATTGGCAACAATGCTGGTAGATCTGGACCATCTTTTTGCCAATCCTGTTTTTGACCCGTCAAGGGAAAGTATTGGTTTCCATTTTTTACATTCTTATTATGCCATTGCGGTGTATTTTTTGATGTTGTTTTTCAGAGGCAATATCAGAATTATAGGAATTGGTCTTCTGTTTCATATGTTAACAGATTATCAGGACTTTAACTTCTGGCCTCATTAA
- a CDS encoding calcium:proton antiporter, with the protein MRLKEFLHYTYIFPLLAVGYYFSGLMGTGVFYDILAGILLIGSVLSAVHHAEVVAHKVGEPFGTIILALCITIIEVALIISLMVAGGDQAITLARDTVFAAVMLILNGILGICILVGGVKYHEQFFARTSATTYLVSIVSILVLTLVLPNFTSSVNGPFYNEAQLIFISIACLIIYGIFLMVQTVRHRSYFIVPDEHPEEHYIPTLAKTLISFVFLLVCLAIVVLMAKGLSDTIESMVRSLGAPKSLVGVIIAAVVLLPEGVAAIRAARANQIQSSLNLALGSALASIGLTIPAVSVVCIMYDIPLVLGLDKKDVILLSLSVFIVMLSLSRGKTNILYGTVLLVNLAAYIFTVIVP; encoded by the coding sequence ATGAGACTTAAAGAATTCTTACATTACACTTATATTTTTCCTCTCCTTGCGGTAGGGTACTACTTTTCCGGATTGATGGGAACGGGAGTTTTTTATGATATACTTGCCGGTATTTTGTTAATCGGAAGTGTTTTATCAGCAGTACATCATGCTGAAGTTGTAGCCCATAAAGTAGGTGAGCCTTTTGGGACTATTATCCTTGCTCTTTGTATCACCATTATTGAAGTAGCGTTGATCATCTCGCTGATGGTTGCCGGCGGAGATCAGGCGATCACGCTGGCCAGAGATACCGTTTTTGCTGCCGTAATGCTTATTCTTAACGGAATTCTGGGAATATGTATTCTTGTTGGGGGCGTTAAATACCACGAGCAGTTTTTTGCAAGAACCTCAGCCACTACTTATCTGGTAAGTATTGTTTCCATTCTGGTGCTTACACTGGTCCTTCCCAATTTTACTTCAAGTGTTAACGGACCTTTCTATAACGAAGCTCAGCTTATTTTTATATCCATCGCCTGTCTTATCATTTATGGGATCTTCCTGATGGTTCAGACGGTGCGTCACAGAAGCTACTTTATTGTTCCCGATGAACATCCGGAAGAGCATTATATTCCTACCTTGGCCAAAACACTGATAAGCTTTGTTTTCCTGCTTGTTTGTCTGGCAATTGTAGTGCTTATGGCAAAAGGATTATCAGATACGATTGAGAGTATGGTAAGAAGCTTGGGAGCACCCAAATCTCTTGTAGGGGTAATTATTGCAGCTGTTGTTCTCCTTCCTGAAGGTGTAGCTGCTATCCGGGCAGCACGTGCAAATCAGATTCAGTCCAGCTTAAACCTGGCATTAGGATCTGCGTTGGCAAGTATAGGATTAACGATTCCTGCAGTTTCAGTGGTGTGTATTATGTATGATATACCATTGGTGCTTGGTCTGGATAAAAAAGACGTTATTTTGCTCTCTTTATCCGTGTTTATCGTAATGCTTTCCCTTAGTCGCGGAAAAACCAACATTCTGTATGGGACCGTATTATTAGTGAATCTGGCTGCTTATATCTTTACAGTAATCGTTCCTTAA
- a CDS encoding group III truncated hemoglobin encodes MKKLESREDIERLVNSFYAKVVKDETIGFFFNDIAKVDWDKHLPKMYSFWESILFGQMTYKGNPMGVHFPINEIQAMEQKHFNRWLELWRTTIEENFVGENADMAIYKSENIAKLMAFKMDLARRL; translated from the coding sequence ATGAAAAAACTGGAATCAAGAGAGGACATTGAACGCCTTGTCAACTCATTTTACGCAAAGGTAGTTAAAGATGAAACCATAGGATTCTTTTTTAATGATATTGCTAAAGTAGATTGGGATAAACATCTTCCTAAGATGTACTCTTTCTGGGAATCTATCCTTTTTGGACAGATGACTTATAAAGGAAATCCGATGGGAGTCCACTTCCCGATTAATGAGATACAGGCCATGGAACAGAAACATTTTAACAGATGGCTCGAACTCTGGAGAACTACGATTGAAGAAAACTTTGTGGGAGAAAATGCTGACATGGCGATTTACAAATCAGAAAATATAGCAAAGCTGATGGCTTTCAAAATGGATCTGGCCAGAAGACTGTAA
- a CDS encoding ion channel produces the protein MTGGFRKKIRQKNAENSGFGTNASGRFINKDGLPNVQRRGVNVFNRLSWYHTMLNLSSFRFISYLVIAYVLVNLAFAMIYYLIGVEHLTGIDKSDPLNEFIDVFFFSSQTFTTVGYGRIAPVGFLASLVATFEAFLGLLTFAIATGLFYGRFSRPRAYLRFSDIALIAPFQESSALMFRLAPYKNNALTDADVILSAAIEVIENGVAKSNFYRLETQLSKINTLALNWTVVHKIDENSPFYGFSEEDFKNTDIELIVQVRAFDEVFSNTVVQRSSYTTGEIVYGAKFVPMYYPNKENLSTILDLDKINEYRKEELPDFVRNKE, from the coding sequence ATGACAGGAGGATTCAGAAAAAAGATCCGTCAGAAAAATGCGGAGAACAGTGGTTTCGGAACCAATGCATCCGGAAGATTCATCAATAAGGACGGTCTCCCGAATGTCCAGAGAAGAGGTGTGAACGTCTTCAACAGGTTAAGCTGGTATCACACCATGCTGAATCTTTCTTCATTCCGTTTCATTTCCTATCTGGTTATTGCTTATGTTCTGGTAAACCTGGCTTTCGCCATGATCTATTATCTGATAGGAGTGGAACATCTTACCGGCATCGACAAAAGTGATCCGCTAAACGAGTTTATTGATGTTTTTTTCTTCAGTTCCCAGACCTTTACCACAGTCGGGTACGGAAGAATAGCACCGGTAGGCTTTTTGGCGAGCCTTGTGGCGACCTTTGAAGCTTTTCTGGGATTGCTTACCTTTGCCATCGCAACAGGTCTTTTTTACGGAAGGTTTTCAAGGCCGCGGGCCTATCTTAGATTCTCGGATATTGCGCTTATTGCTCCTTTTCAGGAATCTTCCGCATTAATGTTCAGGCTTGCCCCCTATAAAAATAATGCATTAACGGATGCTGATGTTATCCTGTCTGCAGCTATTGAAGTTATAGAAAATGGAGTAGCCAAAAGCAATTTTTACAGGCTTGAAACCCAATTAAGTAAGATTAATACCTTAGCACTCAACTGGACTGTAGTGCATAAAATTGATGAGAATTCGCCGTTTTACGGTTTTTCCGAAGAGGATTTTAAAAATACGGATATTGAACTTATTGTGCAGGTGCGTGCATTTGATGAAGTGTTTTCAAATACTGTAGTACAAAGGTCTTCGTATACTACAGGGGAAATTGTATACGGTGCAAAATTTGTCCCGATGTATTACCCCAATAAAGAAAATCTTTCAACGATACTGGATCTGGATAAAATTAATGAATACAGGAAAGAAGAGCTCCCGGATTTCGTAAGAAATAAAGAATAG
- a CDS encoding YkgJ family cysteine cluster protein: MNLDFYKKQAIQKQKEHKKFLDGLKKKPPKNLDYIVQETHDEVFEEIDCLQCANCCKTTGPLYTEKDIERIAKHLRMKPADFEAKFLRVDEDNDKVLQNLPCFFLNNDNTCSIYDVRPKACREYPHTDRKKIYQINNLMLKNTVICPAAFEFVEKMMKNIAK, encoded by the coding sequence ATGAACTTAGATTTTTATAAAAAACAGGCTATACAAAAGCAGAAAGAACACAAAAAATTTCTGGACGGATTAAAGAAAAAACCGCCCAAAAATCTCGATTATATAGTGCAGGAAACCCATGATGAAGTTTTTGAAGAGATAGATTGCCTGCAGTGTGCTAATTGCTGTAAGACAACCGGCCCTCTTTATACAGAGAAAGATATTGAACGCATTGCCAAACATCTGCGAATGAAACCTGCAGACTTTGAAGCAAAATTTTTAAGAGTGGATGAGGACAATGATAAAGTACTGCAGAATCTTCCTTGTTTTTTCCTGAATAATGATAATACCTGCTCTATTTACGATGTAAGACCAAAAGCCTGTCGTGAATATCCGCATACAGACCGGAAAAAAATCTATCAGATTAATAATTTAATGCTGAAAAATACAGTGATCTGCCCGGCAGCATTTGAATTTGTAGAAAAGATGATGAAGAATATTGCGAAATAG